One Bdellovibrio bacteriovorus str. Tiberius DNA segment encodes these proteins:
- a CDS encoding CsgG/HfaB family protein: MKNAILILSLFILATGCSSKEKRTKFSDKSMRIMIDSASISAKEYAKLQTALVANGSFIILDRSKGLKAIKEEQDMLHRKSIDRFEDREKFALYGKLYGAGAVVVANVQCRDISYWTGMGHECQQSINLMDTSTGEVITAVENTVKTDWGTVASWDEAVTKLVDAYPKDFKSEPITARLMEYKAESQEEALRQREQAVQNGITQSEE; this comes from the coding sequence ATGAAAAATGCTATTCTGATACTTTCTTTGTTCATTTTGGCTACTGGGTGTTCCTCAAAAGAGAAGCGAACTAAATTTTCAGATAAGTCCATGAGGATCATGATTGATAGTGCTTCTATTTCAGCAAAAGAGTATGCGAAACTCCAAACAGCTCTAGTGGCAAATGGATCTTTCATTATTCTTGATAGATCAAAAGGATTGAAGGCAATCAAAGAAGAACAAGATATGCTTCACCGGAAGTCTATTGATCGCTTTGAAGATCGAGAAAAGTTTGCACTTTATGGCAAACTGTATGGAGCAGGTGCCGTCGTAGTGGCCAATGTTCAATGCCGAGATATTTCTTATTGGACTGGAATGGGACACGAGTGCCAGCAATCCATTAACTTGATGGACACTTCCACAGGGGAAGTTATTACCGCTGTAGAGAATACTGTAAAAACAGACTGGGGCACTGTCGCCTCCTGGGATGAGGCCGTAACAAAACTAGTTGATGCCTACCCAAAGGACTTCAAGTCTGAGCCCATTACTGCACGGCTAATGGAGTACAAAGCAGAATCTCAAGAAGAAGCCCTAAGACAGAGAGAACAGGCTGTCCAAAACGGCATTACTCAGTCAGAAGAATAA
- a CDS encoding adenylosuccinate synthase: MSGVVVVGAQWGDEGKGKLIDVFAEKADMVVRYQGGANAGHTLVVNGQKTVLHLVPSGILRPETTCVIASGVVIDVFSIRDEIRKLKDTGFLQNPKQLLISDTATLILPYHKALDAAREAALSDGKIGTTGKGIGPAYEDRASRRAILFGDLFDKDNLKKKLELALTEKNFMLENYYKGPTFKADDLIKDLLAVAEELAPYRTKDTSLFISKSLKSGKRVLFEGAQGTMLDILHGTYPFVTSSSTLASNACASAGIGPASVQKVIGVFKAYTTRVGSGPFPTELNDEIGKKIQTDGHEFGSTTGRSRRCGWLDLVALKYAIRVNGITNLAMMKLDVLTGHDRIGVCTAYKLNGEIITDLPTSPYELEKVEPVIEWIPGWTQDLTKVKTLSDLPRPTTNYIDYLGSQLGTPIDVISVGPGREQTLWVKPLFNN; the protein is encoded by the coding sequence ATGTCAGGCGTTGTTGTAGTCGGTGCTCAGTGGGGCGATGAAGGTAAAGGTAAACTGATCGACGTGTTCGCTGAAAAAGCGGACATGGTTGTGAGATATCAAGGTGGAGCCAACGCAGGCCACACCCTTGTAGTGAACGGACAAAAAACCGTTCTGCATCTTGTTCCCAGCGGCATCCTGCGCCCGGAAACAACATGTGTGATCGCCTCCGGCGTCGTGATCGATGTATTTTCGATCCGCGATGAAATCAGAAAGCTTAAAGACACAGGCTTTTTGCAAAACCCAAAACAACTTTTGATCTCTGATACGGCGACTTTGATTTTGCCATATCATAAAGCTCTGGACGCTGCTCGCGAAGCCGCGTTAAGCGATGGCAAGATCGGCACCACCGGCAAAGGCATCGGCCCGGCTTACGAAGACCGCGCTTCCCGCCGCGCGATTTTGTTCGGTGATCTTTTCGACAAAGACAATCTGAAAAAGAAATTGGAACTGGCACTGACTGAAAAGAACTTCATGCTGGAGAACTACTACAAAGGCCCAACGTTCAAAGCCGATGATCTGATCAAGGATCTTCTGGCCGTGGCTGAAGAACTGGCTCCGTACCGCACGAAGGACACTTCGCTGTTTATCAGCAAAAGTTTGAAGTCCGGAAAAAGAGTTCTGTTCGAAGGCGCGCAAGGCACGATGCTGGATATTCTGCACGGAACATATCCGTTTGTGACAAGCTCTTCCACTCTGGCCTCCAACGCGTGCGCCAGTGCCGGTATCGGCCCTGCCAGCGTTCAGAAAGTCATCGGCGTGTTCAAAGCCTACACCACTCGCGTGGGCAGCGGTCCATTCCCGACTGAACTGAATGATGAAATCGGCAAAAAGATCCAAACCGACGGTCACGAGTTTGGTTCCACCACGGGCAGAAGCCGTCGTTGTGGTTGGTTGGACTTGGTTGCCTTGAAATACGCAATCCGTGTGAATGGTATTACGAATCTGGCGATGATGAAATTAGACGTACTGACGGGCCACGATCGCATCGGCGTGTGCACAGCGTACAAACTAAACGGCGAAATCATCACCGATCTGCCAACGTCACCGTATGAACTGGAAAAAGTGGAACCCGTGATCGAATGGATCCCTGGTTGGACTCAAGATTTGACGAAAGTAAAAACACTTTCGGATCTTCCGCGCCCAACAACGAACTACATTGACTATCTGGGCTCACAATTGGGCACACCGATTGACGTAATTTCCGTCGGACCGGGCCGAGAACAGACACTGTGGGTCAAGCCTTTGTTCAACAATTAA
- a CDS encoding LptE family protein, which yields MDAIFKAFRITLILSLFLSGCAYRLGSGTRSIPGGYKQISVPIFKNKTQETGIEVAFTNTLIQEFQRSRVARIVDNSLSEVAVIGQIDSVQYLPGAKRVAGDSSAPYLPNGTVVASEYRILLNVTVKVVRQADGTELWSGSFSGERTYAAPQVTLAGVNSINPLYNLSARRQNIDLMAYDIMSEAHDRITENF from the coding sequence GTGGACGCAATATTTAAAGCTTTTCGCATCACTCTGATTCTGTCGCTATTCCTTTCGGGATGTGCTTATCGTCTGGGCAGTGGCACGCGCAGTATTCCGGGCGGCTACAAGCAGATTTCTGTGCCGATTTTCAAAAATAAAACACAGGAAACCGGGATCGAAGTGGCGTTCACAAACACACTGATTCAGGAATTCCAGCGCTCGCGAGTTGCCCGAATTGTGGACAATTCTTTGTCGGAAGTGGCAGTGATCGGGCAGATTGATTCTGTTCAGTATCTTCCTGGTGCAAAACGTGTGGCCGGGGACTCTTCCGCGCCTTATTTGCCCAATGGAACTGTTGTTGCGTCAGAGTATCGTATCTTGCTGAATGTGACGGTGAAAGTCGTGCGTCAGGCAGATGGAACAGAGCTGTGGAGTGGGTCCTTCAGTGGAGAAAGAACATACGCAGCACCTCAGGTAACGCTGGCCGGTGTTAACTCTATAAATCCGCTTTACAATCTTTCTGCGCGAAGGCAGAACATTGACCTCATGGCTTATGACATTATGTCCGAGGCCCATGATCGTATCACTGAAAACTTCTAG
- a CDS encoding D-2-hydroxyacid dehydrogenase, whose translation MKKKILITDRFAQDSFLYLQQHSQFEVVRSDNPQHLPLEHLVSANALIIRSRTKIDEELLKKARQLQLIVTCTSGFDHIDLEATQKWGVTVMHTPTANIESAAQLTWGLVLSCVNNIQAAHKMVKAGEWNRDQITGIELAGRNYGIVGLGRIGSRVAELAQAFGMNVVAYDPYQEDEVFERLHIPRLSYEEVLKTADVISFHVPKTLETEHMLNRSQFEYIHRGIVLINTSRGSVINENDLCEALEKGWLRSVGLDVYEKEPLNRNSNLLKYPNLVLTPHIGANTEDAFFKASQIAANKLMAFFVDGSTSDTLPPRAPWYGAAPFKGE comes from the coding sequence GTGAAGAAAAAAATCCTGATCACCGACCGCTTCGCGCAAGACAGCTTCCTGTACTTGCAGCAGCACAGCCAATTTGAAGTTGTTCGCAGCGACAACCCCCAGCACCTGCCACTGGAACATCTGGTCAGTGCCAACGCCCTGATCATTCGCAGCCGCACTAAAATTGACGAAGAACTTTTGAAAAAGGCCCGCCAACTGCAGCTGATTGTGACTTGCACCAGCGGCTTTGATCACATTGATCTGGAAGCCACGCAAAAATGGGGCGTGACTGTCATGCACACACCGACGGCGAACATTGAATCGGCCGCTCAGTTAACCTGGGGCTTGGTTTTGTCGTGCGTGAACAACATTCAGGCCGCGCACAAAATGGTGAAGGCTGGCGAATGGAACCGCGATCAAATCACCGGCATTGAACTGGCCGGCAGAAACTATGGCATTGTGGGCCTGGGACGCATTGGATCCCGCGTGGCCGAACTGGCGCAAGCCTTCGGGATGAATGTTGTCGCTTACGACCCTTATCAGGAAGACGAGGTCTTTGAACGTCTGCACATTCCCCGCCTCAGCTACGAAGAGGTTTTAAAAACCGCCGATGTCATCAGCTTCCACGTGCCAAAAACACTTGAAACCGAGCACATGCTGAACCGCTCGCAGTTTGAATACATCCACCGCGGGATTGTTCTGATCAACACATCCCGAGGATCGGTCATCAACGAAAACGATCTGTGCGAAGCCCTGGAAAAAGGCTGGCTGCGCTCGGTGGGTTTGGACGTTTACGAAAAAGAGCCCTTGAACAGAAACTCTAATTTGCTGAAATACCCGAACCTGGTTTTGACTCCGCACATTGGAGCCAATACAGAGGACGCGTTCTTTAAAGCCTCCCAGATTGCAGCTAATAAGCTTATGGCCTTTTTTGTGGACGGATCGACGTCTGACACCCTCCCGCCAAGGGCCCCTTGGTATGGGGCGGCTCCATTTAAGGGCGAATAA
- a CDS encoding recombinase family protein, whose protein sequence is MEKNKKTNKQAILYARCSTELQQPEVQLEALRDYAHHVELNNTVEIVDQGYSGGTDIRPGLAELQKLVRRNVVSVVCVVRLDRMFRSLKHLLDMMILFDDHNVKFISIEDNIDFSTAIGKLQFQLLASFAEFERALIRERTIAGLAYAKSQGKTLGRPPLKLDQEILRLREQGMSYRKIEEQLGCSNTVIKRVLKGAAKSFSEKHTSEGNDNK, encoded by the coding sequence GTGGAAAAGAATAAAAAAACTAACAAGCAAGCTATTCTTTATGCGAGATGTTCGACAGAGCTACAGCAGCCAGAAGTGCAGCTTGAAGCTCTAAGGGACTACGCCCACCATGTAGAACTCAATAACACAGTGGAGATCGTGGATCAAGGCTACAGCGGCGGAACGGATATTCGCCCTGGCCTTGCTGAACTCCAAAAACTTGTACGTCGTAACGTCGTAAGTGTCGTATGCGTCGTTCGACTCGATAGGATGTTCCGCTCTCTCAAGCACCTATTGGATATGATGATTCTTTTCGATGACCATAACGTCAAGTTCATCAGTATTGAAGACAATATAGATTTTTCAACGGCGATCGGTAAATTGCAATTCCAGTTACTTGCCTCATTTGCTGAGTTTGAACGAGCCCTCATTAGAGAACGGACTATCGCTGGTCTTGCCTATGCCAAGTCCCAAGGAAAAACTTTAGGACGACCACCGCTTAAGTTAGATCAAGAAATATTAAGATTAAGAGAACAGGGTATGTCCTATCGGAAAATCGAAGAGCAGTTAGGCTGTTCCAATACAGTCATAAAACGTGTCTTGAAGGGCGCAGCTAAATCGTTTTCCGAAAAACACACCTCAGAGGGTAATGACAACAAGTGA
- a CDS encoding DUF2441 domain-containing protein has product MLKLYSAHNDLRLVAREAIFEQIRVLNYQNKPSRWDSIFLCEDKTIAERFRIEGQRGFDILYKVEILDKKAAYHRGDWNMNFTQADSVASMFQRAQEYWAATNVNNPEIVTQSAVRIIGRC; this is encoded by the coding sequence ATGCTTAAACTATATTCAGCCCATAACGACCTGCGACTAGTCGCGCGAGAAGCCATATTTGAGCAAATACGCGTCCTCAACTATCAAAACAAACCCAGCAGGTGGGATTCTATCTTTCTTTGCGAAGATAAAACTATTGCCGAGCGCTTCCGTATTGAAGGACAAAGGGGCTTTGATATCCTATATAAAGTAGAGATTCTTGATAAAAAAGCTGCTTACCACCGTGGGGACTGGAATATGAACTTCACTCAAGCAGACTCCGTTGCTAGTATGTTTCAAAGAGCCCAAGAATATTGGGCTGCAACTAATGTAAACAATCCCGAGATAGTGACACAAAGCGCCGTAAGAATCATTGGCCGTTGTTAA
- a CDS encoding transposase produces the protein METTSNRRKVFTQEKKQLIIKEHNSQGISIPVLARKYGVHAITLYSWKRQMNHKKDESPISAEYIQKLIEENDKLKAENQNLKAKVGDLTIKNDILKDGLEIVQKKAILKALQPPKKSKRLIGMK, from the coding sequence ATGGAAACAACGTCTAACAGACGGAAAGTATTTACACAGGAAAAGAAGCAATTAATCATCAAAGAGCACAATTCCCAGGGAATTTCTATCCCAGTGCTTGCCAGGAAATACGGGGTTCATGCTATCACTCTTTATAGTTGGAAGAGGCAAATGAACCACAAAAAAGACGAATCCCCAATCAGTGCGGAATACATTCAAAAGTTGATCGAAGAAAACGACAAACTCAAGGCTGAGAATCAGAATCTCAAAGCTAAAGTTGGCGATTTGACGATCAAGAATGACATCTTAAAAGATGGCCTGGAGATCGTTCAAAAAAAAGCGATATTAAAAGCACTTCAACCGCCAAAGAAGTCAAAGCGCTTAATCGGTATGAAGTAA
- a CDS encoding DUF669 domain-containing protein, giving the protein MGILKPNYNNSIEQVPAGIYTAAIVSATPITTKSGTTAVKVESKITEGPYKDKVIPVTLPLEGKAAGFFKNFVLAVKPDYQGREIATEDLIGRPLKIKVMTSTYPNGARSYLKIAAFPASFDEGQNTTQSQEGIRNEM; this is encoded by the coding sequence TTGGGCATTCTAAAACCAAACTACAATAATTCAATAGAGCAAGTGCCTGCGGGCATTTATACAGCCGCCATTGTTTCTGCAACTCCGATTACAACTAAGTCTGGCACTACGGCTGTCAAAGTTGAGAGTAAAATCACAGAAGGTCCTTATAAAGATAAGGTCATTCCAGTAACTCTTCCTTTGGAAGGAAAAGCTGCCGGATTCTTTAAGAACTTTGTTTTAGCTGTCAAGCCAGACTACCAAGGTCGTGAAATTGCAACAGAAGATCTTATTGGGAGGCCTCTAAAAATCAAGGTAATGACTTCGACTTATCCAAATGGTGCAAGGTCATATCTAAAGATAGCAGCCTTCCCTGCTTCTTTCGATGAGGGTCAAAATACTACTCAGTCGCAAGAGGGGATTCGCAATGAAATGTAA
- a CDS encoding AbiTii domain-containing protein, whose amino-acid sequence MMAALVLELQKEALGKDVGLTDLLRKAYFVARKLKVKELEEWVSHELNGYPSGTDLPPYRTISGTMKVWNPYHGWQTVMFESSKTMDALSTRQCSQAASEIEHILQNSKDGGSATMDYSAEVAGQIMSSIGIDLRPSLHIPLSALHRILDSIKNLILNWSLKLEEDGILGDDVSFSDEEIRRAAQANYNITNIYGNVVDSQLQQGTQSSRQKSRK is encoded by the coding sequence ATGATGGCTGCATTGGTGCTGGAGTTGCAAAAAGAAGCATTGGGGAAAGATGTTGGATTAACCGATCTGTTGCGGAAAGCATATTTTGTTGCTCGCAAGCTTAAGGTGAAGGAACTTGAGGAGTGGGTAAGTCACGAACTCAATGGTTATCCTTCGGGTACTGATTTGCCTCCATATAGAACGATTTCTGGAACAATGAAGGTCTGGAATCCGTATCACGGATGGCAGACCGTAATGTTTGAGAGTTCTAAAACTATGGATGCGCTATCTACTCGTCAGTGTTCTCAGGCGGCATCTGAAATTGAGCATATACTTCAAAACTCTAAAGATGGTGGGTCAGCCACAATGGACTACTCTGCGGAGGTAGCTGGTCAAATAATGAGTTCAATCGGAATAGACTTGCGGCCATCTCTTCACATTCCACTATCAGCTCTCCATAGAATCCTGGACTCAATTAAGAACTTAATCTTGAACTGGTCATTGAAGCTTGAAGAGGACGGGATTCTCGGTGATGACGTTTCCTTCTCAGATGAGGAAATTAGAAGAGCGGCGCAGGCAAATTATAATATCACTAATATTTATGGGAATGTCGTTGATTCGCAACTTCAGCAAGGAACTCAGAGTTCTAGGCAGAAATCGAGGAAGTAG
- a CDS encoding helix-turn-helix domain-containing protein, translating to MKQIKNIFGNTLKTLLSQKSLTAKDLSRDLNIPYRTVQEWLGAGGRIPREAETIKSLSNYFGISTHYLLFGEQDPREEFISLIDKAEVHTGLYEITIKKVKTKSGK from the coding sequence GTGAAACAAATAAAGAATATTTTCGGAAATACATTAAAGACGCTTTTAAGCCAAAAGAGCCTAACAGCAAAAGATCTTTCCAGAGATCTCAACATTCCATATCGAACTGTACAAGAGTGGCTGGGCGCCGGCGGGCGAATTCCTCGGGAAGCTGAGACAATCAAGTCACTATCGAACTATTTTGGCATTAGCACACATTACTTGTTGTTCGGAGAGCAGGATCCACGAGAGGAATTTATAAGCCTCATCGACAAGGCAGAGGTTCACACCGGCCTATATGAAATCACTATTAAGAAAGTTAAGACAAAATCAGGGAAGTGA
- a CDS encoding IS3 family transposase — MSRSSIYYEPVSQEEIGMPRHYQKSDDQIILEEIKAVIAIRATYGYRRVTTMVNRQRSLDGRNKINRKRVQRIMRMNGLSLPQTMPQPKRPHTGVVMTMFPNLRWCSDGMEIRCFNGDKVFVAFALDCCDREAFAYVARTEPLSATDIEELMVKAVEARFGESLRCPREIQWLSDRGSIYRAKSVKDLGKELNLNCCYTRAYSPESNGMAEAFVKTIKRDYVYQADCDSAETVLKLLPQWFADYNNIAPHSALGMKSPVEYKGSVNF, encoded by the coding sequence ATCAGCCGAAGTTCAATTTATTACGAACCAGTTTCTCAGGAGGAAATTGGCATGCCTCGCCATTACCAAAAATCAGACGATCAAATAATTTTAGAAGAAATCAAAGCCGTTATTGCAATTAGAGCCACCTATGGCTACCGCCGGGTGACAACGATGGTGAATCGCCAAAGATCCCTTGATGGTCGCAATAAGATCAATCGCAAGCGTGTTCAAAGAATCATGCGCATGAATGGTCTTTCATTGCCACAAACAATGCCACAGCCAAAAAGGCCACATACGGGAGTTGTTATGACTATGTTCCCGAATCTGCGTTGGTGTTCAGATGGCATGGAAATCCGCTGTTTTAACGGCGACAAAGTTTTCGTGGCGTTTGCTTTGGATTGTTGTGATCGCGAAGCATTTGCTTACGTCGCTAGGACTGAGCCGCTATCAGCTACCGACATAGAGGAATTGATGGTTAAAGCTGTTGAAGCGAGATTTGGTGAGTCATTGAGATGTCCTCGCGAAATTCAGTGGTTGTCAGATCGAGGGTCAATTTACCGTGCGAAGTCCGTGAAGGATCTTGGCAAAGAGTTAAATCTGAATTGCTGTTACACCAGAGCCTACAGCCCAGAATCCAACGGCATGGCTGAAGCATTCGTTAAAACAATCAAAAGGGATTACGTTTATCAGGCTGACTGTGACAGCGCAGAGACGGTTCTCAAGCTTTTGCCGCAGTGGTTTGCAGATTATAACAATATTGCTCCGCACTCAGCACTTGGCATGAAGAGCCCGGTCGAGTACAAAGGGTCCGTGAACTTTTAA
- a CDS encoding pyridoxal-phosphate-dependent aminotransferase family protein — translation MATQDDYSLLAPGPVNIHPEVRKALALPMIHHRTPEFDKILKKVLTQIKTVFQTEQDVYLLTSTGSGGMEALLVNTLSPGDKVIAIVSGKFGERWADMAAHFGAKVLTLNVPWGEAVKVSEVEELLQKNPDTRAVLCQACETSTAVAHPIEALGKIIQKYPDTLFLVDAITALGAYPLPMDAWGIDGIVAGSQKAFMLPTGLSLLSFSKKAWRFIPNAKSPRYYFDIRKEQKANAAGETFYSSNVALIRALDVVLSMISQQGLEKLFHDIHRRAEFTRIFGLKLGFTLYAQSPSNSVTALLVPPQMDGQKIRLHLEEVHNITIMGGQDQAKGRIIRVGHMGYIQDHELIRLVECLGHTLRHFDSDFMSLEHISNITTEAKNWLEQNP, via the coding sequence ATGGCAACTCAAGACGATTACAGTTTGCTGGCTCCGGGACCCGTCAATATTCATCCTGAGGTGCGCAAAGCGCTGGCACTGCCGATGATTCACCATCGCACTCCGGAATTCGATAAAATCCTTAAGAAAGTTCTGACTCAGATCAAAACTGTTTTTCAGACCGAACAAGATGTCTATCTTTTGACCTCCACCGGCTCTGGCGGGATGGAAGCTTTACTGGTCAACACCTTGTCACCAGGCGACAAAGTTATTGCCATTGTTTCAGGCAAATTCGGCGAGCGTTGGGCTGATATGGCCGCCCACTTTGGCGCCAAAGTTCTGACCCTCAATGTCCCTTGGGGTGAAGCCGTCAAAGTTTCTGAAGTGGAAGAACTGCTGCAGAAAAATCCCGACACCCGCGCCGTGCTTTGCCAGGCGTGCGAAACCAGCACGGCCGTCGCCCACCCGATTGAAGCTTTGGGTAAAATCATTCAAAAGTACCCCGACACTTTGTTCCTGGTGGATGCCATCACCGCACTGGGTGCTTACCCGCTGCCGATGGACGCCTGGGGCATTGACGGGATCGTCGCGGGATCGCAAAAAGCCTTTATGCTGCCGACAGGTTTGTCACTGCTTTCGTTTTCGAAAAAGGCGTGGAGATTCATCCCCAATGCCAAATCACCAAGATATTATTTTGACATCCGCAAAGAACAAAAAGCCAACGCTGCCGGTGAAACCTTCTATTCTTCCAATGTCGCTTTGATCCGTGCTTTGGATGTGGTGTTGTCCATGATTTCCCAGCAGGGCTTGGAAAAACTTTTCCACGACATTCACCGTCGCGCAGAATTCACCCGCATCTTTGGTCTGAAACTGGGTTTCACTTTATATGCACAATCCCCCAGCAACTCGGTGACTGCTTTGTTAGTGCCACCACAGATGGACGGACAAAAAATCCGCCTGCATCTGGAGGAAGTTCACAACATCACCATCATGGGCGGACAGGATCAGGCCAAAGGCCGAATCATCCGCGTGGGTCACATGGGCTACATCCAGGATCACGAACTGATTCGCCTGGTGGAATGCCTGGGACACACCCTGCGCCACTTTGATTCGGACTTTATGTCGTTAGAACATATTTCCAATATCACTACCGAGGCAAAAAACTGGCTGGAGCAAAATCCGTGA
- a CDS encoding DUF4209 domain-containing protein, whose translation MKKEDEKRNPKIPDLQDLNEGFNILESFAHKVKYEDSLANAFQKLRDKYKNAGDRESLHKCQLELEFQSFVFVDGKVNPKFVLASPFPDLSIYSDSDLDYLKERHWTSKNPTLKARYAHLLWESKLKHIDFVKSAIDSYLDSTSQLLNFELEEPKKSRGHRIIDSLKSLWVLSTRVSYKEQETQELLIRIFNSYDYNNPASSSVRLFILDLSIEKWKTFGSILFPHIENVYTHQKDKTDLFGKMDWLLALGKVSNKSKLKSIDWKHQLADVYEQIADSFGKSNPASAEYISEALELYKSMKNTDKVADLERKYDEAKKSIRLGSYRQTIDLTESANSASRYAEELLKEHGAEVLNFLRDTPELIPNVNAIRTENEARLKKMPLQSDMPQSVLDHRGNTIEHFTTPEEIKRRWELHTYEFHLQCNKILLLRFIFLHGIKSGLFTIELFESYLTNETWLSQKRNIWSPAVETEESFLDLVLPALKYFITQTNEALANANYRPDFVLCCDSLAMKFESLLRDLCEQNKEATFFMKDDKSRRKVVNEQDINALLYSKTIKNLFSEDQLFYLRFVLIEKSGQNWRHKVAHGLSYKPEYSFNLMVLLVMCLLIVAKKKV comes from the coding sequence ATGAAAAAAGAAGATGAGAAAAGAAACCCCAAGATACCTGACCTTCAGGATCTTAACGAGGGCTTCAATATACTAGAGAGTTTTGCGCATAAAGTAAAATACGAAGATAGCCTAGCTAATGCGTTTCAAAAACTACGGGATAAATACAAAAATGCTGGCGACAGAGAGTCTCTTCATAAGTGTCAACTTGAACTAGAATTTCAGAGTTTTGTTTTTGTCGATGGAAAAGTAAATCCAAAGTTTGTGCTGGCTAGTCCATTCCCAGACCTATCCATCTACTCAGATTCAGATTTGGACTATCTGAAGGAACGCCATTGGACTTCCAAAAATCCAACCCTCAAAGCACGCTACGCACATCTTCTCTGGGAATCGAAATTAAAGCATATTGATTTTGTGAAATCTGCAATAGACTCGTATCTAGACTCAACTTCCCAACTACTGAATTTCGAATTGGAAGAACCAAAGAAGAGCCGAGGACACAGAATTATTGACTCACTAAAAAGCCTCTGGGTCCTATCGACTAGAGTGTCCTACAAAGAACAAGAGACTCAGGAATTACTAATCAGAATATTTAATTCATACGATTACAACAATCCGGCGTCTAGTTCAGTAAGACTATTCATACTTGATCTTTCAATAGAAAAATGGAAAACCTTTGGTTCGATCTTATTCCCACACATCGAAAATGTTTATACTCATCAGAAAGATAAAACGGATCTATTTGGTAAAATGGACTGGCTACTTGCTCTCGGAAAAGTGAGCAACAAGTCCAAACTAAAATCCATTGATTGGAAGCATCAACTGGCAGATGTCTACGAACAAATTGCAGATTCTTTTGGGAAGAGTAATCCAGCATCGGCGGAATATATTTCTGAAGCCTTGGAGCTTTATAAATCTATGAAAAACACGGACAAAGTCGCAGATTTAGAAAGAAAGTACGACGAAGCAAAAAAATCAATCCGTCTAGGGTCATATCGTCAAACAATAGATTTAACAGAGTCCGCAAATTCAGCTTCACGATACGCCGAAGAGCTACTCAAAGAACACGGAGCAGAAGTCCTAAATTTCTTAAGGGACACTCCCGAGCTCATTCCAAACGTCAACGCCATTCGCACCGAAAATGAGGCTAGACTTAAGAAAATGCCTCTCCAAAGTGATATGCCTCAATCTGTCTTGGATCACCGAGGAAACACAATTGAACACTTCACAACCCCTGAAGAAATAAAAAGAAGATGGGAGTTACATACATACGAATTCCATCTTCAATGTAATAAAATTCTATTGCTCAGATTTATTTTCTTACACGGCATCAAAAGCGGACTATTTACTATTGAGCTTTTTGAATCATATCTGACGAATGAGACTTGGCTTTCCCAGAAAAGAAACATCTGGTCACCAGCAGTTGAAACAGAAGAATCCTTTCTGGACCTGGTGCTCCCGGCACTGAAATATTTCATCACTCAAACTAACGAAGCTCTAGCAAATGCTAACTATCGCCCCGACTTTGTCCTCTGTTGCGACTCTCTTGCTATGAAGTTCGAAAGCCTTCTCAGAGACCTCTGTGAGCAGAACAAAGAGGCTACCTTCTTCATGAAAGACGATAAAAGTAGACGCAAGGTAGTAAATGAACAAGACATCAATGCTTTGTTGTACTCCAAAACCATCAAAAATCTATTCTCTGAAGACCAACTATTTTATCTGCGCTTTGTTCTAATTGAAAAATCCGGACAGAACTGGCGTCATAAAGTAGCCCATGGCCTATCATACAAACCCGAATATTCTTTCAACCTAATGGTCCTGCTAGTCATGTGTCTTCTGATAGTAGCAAAGAAAAAGGTCTGA